A window of the Coprobacter fastidiosus genome harbors these coding sequences:
- a CDS encoding inorganic phosphate transporter: METFYLGIVIFLFLLAIFDLVVGVSNDAVNFLNSAIGAKAAPFKAIMCIAAIGIFVGASLSNGMMDIARHGIYQPEHFYFTEIMCILIAVMLTDVVLLDMFNSLGMPTSTTVSLVFELLGGTFALSIIKIAGDHSLEFGQLLNTDKALSVILAIFVSVAIAFFFGTVVQYIARLIFTFNYKKQMKYFAAIFGGIAITTIIYFVLISGLKESSFMTPENKLWIKENTGPLILYCFIGSTILMQIFQWIHINVFKVIVLMGTFALALAFAGNDLVNFIGVPLAGYSSFIDFSSQSGADPDTYLMTSLMGSAHTPWYFLVSAGLIMVIALFTSKKAHNVVKTSVDLSRQEEGEEAFGTSPVARVIVRLSSSISSSLSNIVPDKTKRWIDARFNTDDAILAEGAAFDLIRASVNLVLAGFLIAMGTALKLPLSTTYVAFMVAMGSSLADRAWSRESAVYRITGVLSVIGGWFITAGAAFFICFFVTTIIHFGGTIAIIAFIGLAIFSLIRSQLVYKKALTKQKGDPTVQKLMSSHDTQEALSLLRKHTRDELGAILEVASQTFDKTVNSFMSESYRGLRKAMNLIDDEKDHIKKVKRIGTLGVAHLDNNTAIEKGLYYYQGNDFISEVIYSIGRICEPCLEHTDNNFNPLQEAQKEEFKHISEGITDFLEQARNIILQNDYTNFEEAISTANHLINSLAQLKRAELKRIQGQTGSLKVSMVYLTMIQEAQNVVAYTSNLLKVSRKFQVEE, encoded by the coding sequence ATGGAAACATTCTACTTAGGAATCGTTATTTTTCTTTTCCTATTAGCCATATTCGACTTAGTAGTCGGAGTAAGTAACGATGCCGTCAATTTCCTAAATTCGGCAATCGGGGCAAAAGCCGCACCATTCAAAGCAATCATGTGTATTGCTGCAATCGGGATTTTTGTCGGGGCATCCCTCTCCAACGGAATGATGGATATAGCACGTCACGGAATTTACCAACCGGAACATTTCTATTTTACCGAGATTATGTGTATTCTCATTGCTGTCATGCTTACAGATGTCGTACTTCTCGACATGTTCAATTCATTGGGAATGCCGACATCGACTACAGTCTCTTTGGTATTTGAACTTTTAGGCGGAACATTCGCATTATCTATCATAAAAATCGCCGGTGACCATTCTTTAGAATTCGGACAATTGCTAAATACAGACAAGGCTTTATCCGTGATTCTGGCTATTTTCGTCTCCGTAGCTATTGCTTTCTTTTTCGGTACTGTGGTACAATATATCGCCCGCCTCATATTTACATTCAATTATAAAAAACAGATGAAATATTTCGCTGCAATCTTCGGTGGAATAGCAATAACGACAATTATCTATTTCGTACTGATCAGCGGGCTAAAAGAATCATCGTTTATGACCCCAGAAAACAAACTATGGATAAAAGAAAATACAGGACCTCTGATCTTATATTGTTTTATCGGCTCTACCATATTGATGCAAATATTCCAATGGATACATATCAATGTATTTAAAGTTATTGTTCTAATGGGAACATTTGCATTAGCTTTAGCATTTGCAGGAAACGACCTTGTAAACTTTATCGGAGTTCCTCTTGCCGGTTATTCATCATTTATCGATTTCAGCTCTCAATCAGGAGCTGATCCCGACACATATTTAATGACTTCTCTTATGGGATCAGCACATACTCCATGGTACTTTCTCGTATCTGCCGGACTCATTATGGTTATAGCACTGTTTACTTCTAAAAAAGCTCATAATGTAGTAAAAACTTCAGTAGATCTCTCACGTCAGGAAGAAGGAGAAGAAGCTTTCGGAACTTCACCCGTTGCTCGAGTTATCGTGCGGTTGTCAAGTTCTATCAGTTCAAGCCTATCCAATATTGTCCCAGACAAAACAAAACGCTGGATCGATGCACGATTCAATACAGATGATGCAATTTTAGCTGAAGGGGCGGCATTCGACTTAATCAGAGCCTCTGTAAACTTGGTATTAGCAGGGTTCTTGATAGCAATGGGAACAGCTCTTAAATTGCCACTCTCCACTACCTATGTGGCATTTATGGTAGCTATGGGAAGTTCTCTTGCAGACAGAGCTTGGAGTCGCGAAAGTGCAGTATATCGTATTACCGGAGTATTATCTGTAATAGGCGGTTGGTTTATTACTGCCGGAGCAGCATTTTTTATCTGCTTCTTTGTTACTACTATTATACATTTTGGAGGAACAATCGCTATCATAGCTTTTATCGGGTTGGCTATATTCAGTCTTATTCGTAGCCAATTAGTCTATAAAAAAGCTCTTACAAAACAGAAAGGAGATCCGACCGTACAAAAATTGATGAGCAGTCACGATACACAAGAAGCCCTATCCTTACTCCGAAAACATACCAGAGATGAACTTGGAGCTATACTGGAAGTTGCCTCACAAACTTTTGACAAAACAGTCAACTCGTTTATGTCCGAAAGTTACCGAGGATTACGCAAGGCAATGAATCTTATCGACGATGAAAAAGACCATATCAAAAAAGTAAAACGTATAGGTACGTTAGGAGTTGCTCATCTCGATAATAATACCGCTATTGAGAAAGGATTGTATTATTATCAAGGAAATGATTTTATCAGTGAAGTCATATATAGTATAGGACGCATATGCGAACCTTGTCTGGAACATACCGACAATAACTTCAACCCTTTGCAGGAAGCTCAAAAAGAAGAATTCAAACACATTTCAGAAGGTATTACCGATTTTCTGGAACAAGCACGGAATATTATTCTTCAAAATGATTACACAAATTTTGAAGAGGCCATATCTACTGCAAATCATCTGATCAACAGTCTTGCCCAATTAAAACGTGCCGAGCTGAAACGGATACAAGGACAAACCGGAAGTCTGAAGGTGAGCATGGTATATCTTACAATGATACAAGAAGCTCAAAATGTCGTAGCTTACACCAGCAATTTACTGAAAGTCAGCCGAAAATTTCAAGTAGAAGAATAA
- a CDS encoding winged helix-turn-helix domain-containing protein, whose protein sequence is MEMIPIGKNAGMLWNLLESGSEFSVSQLVSKLDMTRDDLFSAIGWLAREGKIYCRKQDNELFFSNKCIQGYFHFG, encoded by the coding sequence ATGGAAATGATACCTATCGGAAAAAATGCGGGAATGTTATGGAATCTTTTGGAAAGCGGTTCTGAATTTTCTGTCAGTCAGCTTGTTTCTAAATTAGATATGACACGAGACGATCTTTTTTCTGCTATCGGCTGGTTAGCTCGTGAAGGGAAAATATATTGTCGGAAACAGGATAATGAACTTTTTTTCAGTAATAAATGTATTCAAGGTTATTTTCATTTCGGGTAG